Sequence from the Nocardioides exalbidus genome:
CTCGCGAGCAGGTCGTCGCCGTCGTCGCCGTTGGCCACGTCGTTGCCGGCGCTCGGGTAGATCGCGTCGTTGCCGGTGCCCCCGGAGACGGTGTCGTTGCCTGCTCCGGACTCGAGCTTGTCGTTGCCGTCGCCACCGCTCACCTTGTCGTCGCCGCCGTTGGTGCGGATGAAGTCGTTGCCCGGCCCGCCGTCGATCTCGTCGGGGCCGTTGCCCGTGACGATGGAGTCGTCACCGCCCTCCCCGAGGACCTCGGTCGCGGCCGTCGGGCAGTCGGTGTGCTCGAACGTGTCCGACCCGTCGCCGAGGGCCGCACCGACGTACTCCATGCAGACGCCCTGCACCCGCATGGTGTCCGAGCCCGCGCCGAAGACGCCGACGACGCCAGCCACGGAGGCGCCGGGACAGTAGACGTACTGTCCGAGAGCTGGTTCGTCGACCGACTGGCAGTTCGCAGGCCACGAGGCGATGCCTGCCGTCGAACGGAACCACACGCTGCTGGTCGAGACCTGGAAGCCGATGTTCACCACCGTCGACTGGGTACGGGAGTCGACGACGTGCAGGCCGCTGGCCGTGTCGAAGCTGACTGTGGTGCCTCCCGCCGCGTGCGCCGGAGCGACGGCGACGACGGTCAGGCCGAGAGCAAGGAGTACCGAGGACACGAGCGCCCCCACGCGAGATGTCATGCGCGGCAGCATCGCGAGGCCGCGACGTCGCGGGGAAGGCCAGGACGGGCAAAACCTGCCGGTGAGGCGCAAAGAGTGGTGCAGGCACCACCGGATCGGATCCCGCGCGGCACGGAGGTCTGGACCAGCTCGGCACCCGTCCGGCTCTCCCACACGGCCGCCTCGAGCGGTGCGTGAGCCACGTTCGACGGGCCCGGAATGTGGCTGTGCCACCGGCAGCTGCGCGTCGTACGACGACACGCGTGGCAGCGGTGTGTGAGCCACGTTCGACAGGCCCGGAATGTGGCTGTGCCACCGCTCTCCGAACACGAAGAGGCCGGAAATGGCTCGAGGCCCGGTCCGAAGACCGGGCCTCGCATGCGTGGTACCCCCGACCGGATTTGAACCGGCGTTACCGCCGTGAGAGGGCGACGTCCTAGGCCGCTAGACGACGGGGGCTTGCATGGTGCTGCTCGGAAGCAGCGGGTGAAACTGTAGCGACACCGGAGTGTCGCCACCAAATCCTGACCCGTGGGCCGGGATCCGCTGGGGTACTAGGACTCGAACCTAGAACAACTGGACCAGAACCAGCCGTGTTGCCAATTACACCATACCCCATGGGGGTATCAGTTCCGTCGACCCTGCGGGCAGGGCGACCGTTCCTGATTCCCACGTGGTCCCGGGTGGCGAACCTCCCCGAACCGATCCCGAACGTTACACGCGAGGTGGCTGGCCGACCAACTCGGGGTGGCCCGGCGGAGGCGGCAGCACCCGTCCGACCGGCGGTCCGGAGTCGACGAGGTGCATCGCCTTCGCGAGCCAGCTCGCCAGGGCCAGGTAGGTGAGCGACTGGGCGAGGGTGGAGGCGATCATCCACCAGCTCGACGGCCCGCTGGCGTTGAGCGCCTCGGTCATGTCGCCGAACGACAGCGCGAGGCCGTAGGCGACGAAGTTGTTGAGGACGTGCATCGCGATCGCCGCCTCGAGGCCACCCGTGCGGATCACCAGGATGCCGGCCACGACGCCGAAGGCGAACCGGTCGAAGAAGACCGGGACGCTCTGCCCGAGGCCGTGCGCGAGCGCGAAGAGCAAAGACGGCACGAGCACCGCGAGCACCAGCGAGACTCGACGGTTCGCGAACATCGAGCCGAACGCCTGGGTGAGGTAGCCCCGGAAGAGGTACTCCTCCCCCGCTGCCTGGAACGGCGTCAGCAGCGCGATCACGAGCAGGAAGTCGCGCGTGGTGGTCGTGAACTCGTTGAGCGACCCGGCCGTGCTGGTGCCGGCGACGTCGGCGCTCGGGACCAGCATCGCGACCACGAGGCTGGCGACGAGCGCGACCACCGAGATCGGCAGGCAGGCGAGCAGGAAACGCCAGCGGATCCGGGGCATCACCGACGACAGCCAGCGCGGCTTGAGCCGGTGCATCAGCCAGACGACCAGCCAGCTCGTCGGGATGGCGAGGCCGAGGATGATGTTGAGCGACGCCAGCCCGGCGGGGGTGACCCCGCTGGTGACGTCGAGGATCCTGGTCGCCTCGTCGACCGTGCTGCCCGTCGCCGTGAGGACCCCGAAGGCGACGAGCCCGGCGACCGCCGGCACGACGACGAACACCAGGAGCAGCAGCACGACCGCACCGACGAGCGAGCGCCACCAGCCGGGGCGCCCGACCCGGTGCAGCTCGTGGTAGCGCGGCCGGAAGTCGGGCGGGAGCGCGGTGGCCATGTCGCGGCGCCCGCTCAGTCGAACATCGCGTCGTGGAGCCGGGCGAGCGACCGGTCGCGGCCGAGCAGCTCCATCGACTCGAAGAGCGGCGGGCTGACCTTGCGCCCGGAGATCGCGATGCGCACCGGGCCGAAGGCAAGGCGCGGCTTGAGCCCGAGACCCTCGATCAGCGCGACGCGCAGCGCGTCCTCGATGGCCGCGGTGCTCCACGACTCGACACCGGCGAGGGCGTCGTACGCGGCCTTGACGACGTCCTTGGCGGTGCCGTCGAGCTCCTCCTCGCGGACGAAGTCGGCCTCGTCGACGAAGAGGAAGCCGAGCATCGGCGCGGCCTCGGTGAGCTTGTTGATGCGCTCGGCGACCAGCGGCATGGCAAGCTCGAGGAGCTGCGCGTCGGCGTCGCCCACCGGGTCGCCGACCACGCCGGCGTCCTTGAGGAACGGCAGCACCCGGTGGGTGATCTCGTCGAGCGGGAGCAGCCGCATCTGCGCGGTGTTGATGGCCTCGGCCTTCTTGAGGTCGAAACGGGCCGGGTTGGGGTTCACGTCGGAGATCTCGAACTTCTCGA
This genomic interval carries:
- a CDS encoding CPBP family intramembrane glutamic endopeptidase encodes the protein MATALPPDFRPRYHELHRVGRPGWWRSLVGAVVLLLLVFVVVPAVAGLVAFGVLTATGSTVDEATRILDVTSGVTPAGLASLNIILGLAIPTSWLVVWLMHRLKPRWLSSVMPRIRWRFLLACLPISVVALVASLVVAMLVPSADVAGTSTAGSLNEFTTTTRDFLLVIALLTPFQAAGEEYLFRGYLTQAFGSMFANRRVSLVLAVLVPSLLFALAHGLGQSVPVFFDRFAFGVVAGILVIRTGGLEAAIAMHVLNNFVAYGLALSFGDMTEALNASGPSSWWMIASTLAQSLTYLALASWLAKAMHLVDSGPPVGRVLPPPPGHPELVGQPPRV